The sequence AAGTATCGACAACAAACAGACGTTTGCCAGACAGTTGCTCAGTGACCAGCTCTTTCAGGTGGCTCCAAGTCTCTTGGCTCAGCGGTTTGTTATCATTTTTACCTTTGCCCTGATCGGCCCACCACACGGTATCCTGTGTAATTGCATCGCGGACAATATATTTATCTTTTGGCGAACGACCGGTAAAGATGCCGGTATCGACCGCTATTGCTCCTGTGGTGGTGAGGGTTCCGCGCTCGTATCCTTCAAGCGTGGGTTTAGTCTCTTCCTGGAACAGTAAATCATAGCTTGGGTTGTAAACAATCTCGCTGACGTTATGGATGCCATAGGCGGCGAGCTCCTGCGGGGTAATTCCTTTAACACTCATGTCATAACTCCTGGATCGTCAATTTTCTACCAGCGATTGTAAATCCTCATCTCTGATTAACAGCGATAGCGTTCAAATATTTCAACATATGACCTATTTTTCGCTAGGTTATGAGAGATAGAACACGGATTGTCGCAAGCATGAAACGGCAGAAGCGCTGGGCACGTGTCAGCACCCAGCTAAATATTACAAAGATTAATGCATTTGGTCAGAAGACGTGCTATTGCCGTTCTTGATCGAGGCGATATCAACCGCATCAAAAAGGTAGTGATTGCCGCAATACTCGCAATGCATATCAATATTGCCGTCTTGCTCCAGCATTTCGCTGATATCCTCTTCGGATAACGTGACTAATGCATCGGCGCAACGCTCACGCGAGCAGGTACAGCGGAAACTCACGTTTTGTGGCTCATAGAGCGTCACTTCTTCCTGATGGTATAAACGATACAGCACCTCATTGGCCGGCAGGGTGAATAACTCCTCGGCTTTGATGGTGGTTGTCAGTTGTGCCAGATGATCAAATTCATCTTCATTGCGCTCTTGTGCTGGCAGAACTTGCAGTAACATACCGCCAGCTGCCGCTTTTCCTGATACTTCGCCAGTGCGGATAAACAGACGGGTCGGAAGCTGTTCAGACTGCATAAAGTAACTTTCTAGGCAGGCGGCGATTGTTTCGCCTTCCAATGCCACTACGCCCTGATAGCGCTCACCTTTTGCTGGCGTAATGGTGATCACCAGATAGCCGTTGCCGACCATCTCTTTTAGCGTACTTTCGTCGCTGATTTCGCCTTTGAAGCGGGCCACACCGCGCATCTCTTGCTGGTTATTACCGTTAATCACCGCCAGCGTCAAGGGGCCATCGGTGCTCTGCAATTGCACGGTGATATCACCATCAAATTTCAGGGTAGCGGTCAGCAAGCTGGTCGCGACCAACATTTCACCCAGCAGTTTTTGCACCGCAGGAGGGTAGTCGTGATTGGCTAATACCTGCTGATAGGTTTCATTGACTGAAACCAGCTCACCGCGCACAGCATGGTTAGCAAACAGATAGCGGTGTAATTGGTCGTGATTAGACATAGGTTTCTCTCATTTAGGCCGCCACTTAAATCCGTCATCTTTCAATCCGTCATCTTTCAATTCGTATTTGAAATCTATTGGGTTTACTCAGGCTCGCCTTGTTTAAATTTGATTAGGTTGCGACGCTCTTTTTTATCCGGTCGCCGATCAGGATGCGGCATGGTCAGGGCATTCAGCTTGCGCGCTTGTGCCACTTTCTCGCGGTTGACGATACTGGCTTCGGTCTCTTCATACAGTGCCTGCGCCTCACTGGCCCCCCGGCGCTGGCTGTGTAACGCCAACACCCGCACTGTGCGCTCGTCATTACCCTGCCGCAGACGAATTTCAGCATTGATTTCAACCAGTTTACTGGGTTTCCCGCGCTGACCGTTGTAGTGGACTTTACCGCCATCCACCATTTCACGGGCGATGGCTCTGGTTTTATAAAACCGGGCCGCCCACAGCCATTTATCCAGCCGAACCGATTCGTCTGTGGCTGTTTTATCTTTCATGAAGACTCCTGTCATTGGGCTGATTTATGCTTCACGTCGCTATTATTTCTCGGGTCGCTTTATTCCGAACGTAAGTGTAATGCTGGCAATAGCTTACGGTAGTCATTAAT comes from Yersinia mollaretii ATCC 43969 and encodes:
- the hslO gene encoding Hsp33 family molecular chaperone HslO yields the protein MSNHDQLHRYLFANHAVRGELVSVNETYQQVLANHDYPPAVQKLLGEMLVATSLLTATLKFDGDITVQLQSTDGPLTLAVINGNNQQEMRGVARFKGEISDESTLKEMVGNGYLVITITPAKGERYQGVVALEGETIAACLESYFMQSEQLPTRLFIRTGEVSGKAAAGGMLLQVLPAQERNEDEFDHLAQLTTTIKAEELFTLPANEVLYRLYHQEEVTLYEPQNVSFRCTCSRERCADALVTLSEEDISEMLEQDGNIDMHCEYCGNHYLFDAVDIASIKNGNSTSSDQMH
- the hslR gene encoding ribosome-associated heat shock protein Hsp15 encodes the protein MKDKTATDESVRLDKWLWAARFYKTRAIAREMVDGGKVHYNGQRGKPSKLVEINAEIRLRQGNDERTVRVLALHSQRRGASEAQALYEETEASIVNREKVAQARKLNALTMPHPDRRPDKKERRNLIKFKQGEPE